One Pelomicrobium methylotrophicum DNA window includes the following coding sequences:
- the hypE gene encoding hydrogenase expression/formation protein HypE, translating into MSDRAEAAVRVIEGSLRKRGRLRDSHITLAHGSGGKAMRDLIEDVFVGSFDNPALAALEDQAVVALSELASHGDRLAFTTDTFVVNPLFFPGGDIGTLAVAGTVNDLAVSGAKPLFLSCGIVMEEGLPVEALRRVVASMKRTAEQAGVYIVTGDTKVVERGAADKLFINTAGIGVVPEGISISARNARPGDAVIVSGYLGDHGTAILVARNELALETQIASDCQPLNGLVETMLRACPDLHCLRDATRGGVATVLNEFAQSSGVTIRVREAALPLRQEVKGACEILGLDPLYLANEGKLVAVVPAEAAQRVLAAMRAHPAGEHAAVIGEVTGEQAGVVVLQTVFGGERIIDMLVGEQLPRIC; encoded by the coding sequence ATGAGCGATCGGGCTGAAGCCGCCGTCCGGGTGATCGAAGGGAGCTTGCGCAAGCGCGGCCGGCTGCGCGATTCGCACATCACGCTCGCCCACGGCAGCGGCGGCAAGGCGATGCGGGATCTCATCGAAGACGTGTTCGTCGGGTCGTTCGATAACCCGGCGCTCGCCGCCCTGGAAGACCAGGCGGTGGTTGCGCTTTCAGAGCTCGCTTCCCACGGCGATCGTCTCGCCTTCACCACCGACACCTTCGTCGTCAATCCTTTGTTTTTTCCCGGCGGCGACATCGGCACGCTGGCGGTGGCGGGCACGGTCAACGATCTCGCGGTGAGCGGGGCAAAGCCGCTGTTTCTGTCCTGCGGAATCGTCATGGAGGAGGGGCTACCGGTGGAGGCGCTGCGCCGCGTCGTGGCGAGCATGAAGCGCACCGCAGAACAGGCGGGCGTTTACATTGTCACCGGTGACACCAAGGTGGTGGAACGAGGCGCGGCGGACAAGCTCTTCATCAACACGGCCGGGATCGGCGTCGTTCCGGAAGGGATATCGATTTCCGCACGCAACGCCCGCCCGGGCGACGCGGTCATCGTGAGCGGCTACCTGGGGGATCATGGCACGGCAATCCTGGTCGCCCGCAACGAGCTGGCGCTTGAAACCCAGATTGCAAGCGACTGCCAACCGCTCAACGGACTGGTGGAGACCATGTTGAGGGCATGTCCCGATCTCCACTGCCTGCGCGACGCGACCCGGGGCGGCGTGGCGACCGTGCTGAACGAGTTCGCGCAGAGCTCCGGGGTCACGATCCGCGTTCGGGAGGCAGCGCTGCCGCTGCGCCAGGAGGTGAAGGGCGCGTGCGAGATTCTGGGCCTCGACCCGCTTTATCTGGCGAATGAGGGAAAGCTGGTGGCCGTGGTGCCGGCTGAAGCGGCGCAGCGCGTGCTGGCGGCCATGCGCGCCCACCCAGCGGGCGAGCATGCAGCGGTGATCGGAGAAGTGACCGGCGAACAGGCGGGCGTCGTGGTTCTGCAGACCGTGTTCGGTGGCGAACGCATTATTGACATGCTGGTGGGCGAACAGCTACCGAGAATCTGCTAG
- a CDS encoding D-sedoheptulose-7-phosphate isomerase, translated as MPERDALQTLYPFLHGDRQDPDALNQALLESVRQKARHSYEVKRAFFEENAQQVVQVAHAIADVYRRHGRLYSMGNGGSSCDAAHIAVEFLHPITAGRPALTAVNLVADTAMMTAVGNDVGYKHIFVRQIVALGRAGDGLIGISTSGNSENLLAAFAKAKEMGMVTIGLSGMDGGKMAVSPDVDYCLTVRTDSIHRIQETHVAIYHILWDLVHTLLADDRGGLAARNEP; from the coding sequence ATGCCAGAACGCGACGCATTGCAAACGCTTTACCCGTTCCTGCACGGCGATCGACAGGATCCGGACGCACTGAACCAGGCGCTGCTCGAATCGGTGCGGCAAAAGGCCCGGCACAGCTACGAGGTGAAGCGCGCCTTCTTTGAAGAGAACGCGCAGCAGGTCGTTCAGGTCGCCCATGCCATCGCCGATGTGTATCGCCGTCATGGGCGCCTTTACAGCATGGGTAACGGCGGTTCCAGTTGCGACGCCGCCCACATCGCGGTGGAGTTTTTGCATCCCATCACCGCCGGGCGCCCTGCGTTGACGGCGGTGAACCTGGTGGCCGATACGGCGATGATGACGGCGGTGGGCAATGACGTGGGTTACAAACACATCTTCGTTCGCCAGATCGTCGCCTTGGGGCGCGCCGGCGACGGTCTGATCGGGATCTCGACGAGCGGCAACTCGGAAAACCTGCTCGCGGCTTTCGCCAAGGCCAAGGAAATGGGAATGGTGACCATTGGGCTGTCGGGCATGGACGGCGGCAAGATGGCCGTAAGCCCCGATGTGGATTACTGCCTGACGGTGCGCACCGACAGCATTCATCGCATCCAGGAAACCCACGTGGCGATTTACCACATCTTGTGGGATCTTGTGCATACGCTGCTCGCTGATGATCGCGGCGGTCTTGCGGCAAGGAATGAACCATGA
- a CDS encoding HypC/HybG/HupF family hydrogenase formation chaperone: MCLGIPGQIVEVTDPDKKLAIVDVGGVRRTVNIACIVDEAHPAAACVGDWVLVHVGFAMSRIDEEEAARTLELLTQLGEAQAEIQAMQATA; this comes from the coding sequence ATGTGCTTGGGAATCCCGGGGCAGATCGTGGAAGTGACCGATCCCGACAAAAAGCTCGCCATCGTCGATGTGGGAGGCGTCAGGCGAACGGTCAACATCGCCTGCATCGTCGATGAGGCCCACCCCGCTGCGGCATGCGTCGGCGACTGGGTCCTGGTGCACGTCGGTTTCGCCATGAGCCGCATCGACGAAGAGGAGGCCGCGCGCACGCTGGAGCTTTTGACCCAACTGGGCGAAGCGCAGGCCGAAATCCAGGCCATGCAAGCCACGGCGTAG
- a CDS encoding nickel-dependent hydrogenase large subunit has protein sequence MSRLVVGPFNRVEGDLEVTLEVAAGRVRSARVNSPLYRGFEQILRGKDPMDALVFAPRICGICSVSQSVAAASALANLMKLEPPENGRLATNLILAAENLADHFTHFYLFFMPDFARDVYRHRPWFTAVQARFKAIEGSAAGDALPARAKLLSLMGSMAGKWPHTLSIQPGGSARPVEGGEKIRLYSILREFRRSLEKTLFGDALEAVAGLESARDLEGWMAARAPDASDFRLFLEIAQDLALEKLGRATDRFLSYGTYSQGDGFMFRRGVWDGEFKPLDVDAITEDISHSWMAGPAKPQPPAHGVTQPLAEKPQAYSWCKAPRLNGDVAETGALARQVVNGHPLIRDLVAQSGGNVRNRVIARLLELALVVPAMESWVRALEPGAPFCHHAPVPEEGCGVGLTESARGSLGHWLEVRRGRIHNYQIISPTTWNFSPRDAQGVPGPLEQALVGAPVQEGETVPVAVQHVVRSFDPCMVCTVH, from the coding sequence ATGAGCCGGCTAGTCGTTGGCCCTTTTAACCGCGTGGAGGGCGACCTCGAAGTCACCCTCGAGGTCGCGGCAGGCCGAGTCCGTTCGGCCCGGGTGAATTCCCCCCTATACCGCGGCTTCGAACAGATCCTGCGCGGCAAAGACCCCATGGACGCGCTCGTGTTTGCGCCGCGTATCTGCGGCATCTGCTCGGTGTCCCAGTCGGTCGCGGCGGCCTCAGCTCTGGCAAACCTCATGAAGCTCGAGCCGCCAGAGAATGGCCGGCTGGCGACCAACCTCATCCTGGCTGCGGAGAACCTGGCCGATCATTTCACCCATTTCTACCTTTTCTTCATGCCGGATTTTGCCAGGGACGTCTACCGCCATCGGCCCTGGTTTACCGCCGTCCAGGCGCGCTTCAAGGCCATCGAGGGCTCGGCCGCCGGCGACGCCTTGCCGGCCCGGGCGAAGCTGCTCTCGCTCATGGGGTCCATGGCCGGCAAGTGGCCTCATACGCTTTCCATCCAGCCGGGGGGCTCCGCTCGTCCCGTGGAGGGAGGGGAAAAGATACGGCTTTACAGCATCCTGAGGGAGTTCCGGAGGTCTCTGGAGAAAACGCTGTTTGGCGATGCCCTGGAAGCCGTGGCAGGCCTGGAGAGCGCCCGGGACCTGGAAGGCTGGATGGCAGCCCGGGCGCCGGACGCGAGCGATTTCCGTCTGTTCCTGGAGATCGCTCAGGACCTGGCGCTGGAAAAACTGGGACGCGCGACCGACCGGTTTCTGAGCTATGGGACCTATTCCCAGGGGGATGGATTCATGTTCCGCCGTGGCGTATGGGATGGCGAGTTCAAGCCTTTGGATGTCGACGCCATCACCGAGGACATCAGCCACAGCTGGATGGCGGGACCGGCCAAGCCCCAACCTCCTGCGCATGGGGTCACGCAGCCTTTGGCCGAGAAACCGCAGGCCTACTCCTGGTGCAAGGCGCCGCGCCTGAACGGCGACGTGGCGGAGACGGGGGCGCTCGCCCGCCAAGTGGTGAACGGGCACCCCCTCATCCGGGACCTCGTGGCGCAAAGCGGCGGTAACGTGCGCAATCGGGTCATCGCCCGGCTGCTGGAGCTGGCGCTGGTGGTTCCCGCCATGGAGTCCTGGGTACGGGCCTTGGAGCCGGGTGCACCCTTCTGCCACCACGCGCCGGTGCCGGAAGAGGGGTGCGGGGTCGGGCTCACCGAATCCGCGCGCGGCAGCCTCGGCCATTGGCTGGAGGTCCGGCGAGGCCGCATCCATAATTATCAAATCATTTCACCGACCACCTGGAACTTCTCACCCCGCGACGCGCAGGGCGTGCCCGGCCCCCTGGAGCAGGCCCTGGTGGGCGCGCCGGTGCAGGAAGGGGAAACGGTGCCCGTCGCCGTCCAGCACGTGGTGCGCTCCTTCGACCCTTGCATGGTATGCACCGTGCATTAG
- the hypB gene encoding hydrogenase nickel incorporation protein HypB, with protein MCMTCGCSDTETITLTDPATGKAITLSKAEHDRAHALGIAHDHGHTHDRDAFRGHGHDHPDDHAHDHVHEHAHGPVPAGAAIGGQAKGHTRTMALEEEVLAKNRLLAERNRGWLAGRGVVALNLMSSPGAGKTTLLERTIRDLKEELQIHVIEGDQATVNDAARIRATGCKVIQINTGTGCHLDAEMLARGLRELDPPFGSVVMIENVGNLVCPALFDLGEQAKVVILSVTEGEDKPIKYPHMFKASELMVINKIDLLPYLQFDIERCIAFAREVNPAIRVLRVSAQTGEGMDAWYGWLRSQRHERPHAGVA; from the coding sequence ATGTGCATGACCTGCGGCTGTTCAGACACAGAGACAATCACTCTGACGGATCCGGCAACGGGAAAGGCGATCACGCTGAGCAAGGCGGAGCATGACCGCGCCCATGCCCTGGGGATCGCGCACGATCACGGGCACACGCATGATCGCGATGCCTTTCGCGGCCACGGACACGATCATCCCGACGATCATGCCCATGACCACGTCCATGAACATGCTCACGGGCCCGTGCCAGCCGGTGCAGCGATCGGGGGCCAGGCCAAAGGGCACACCCGCACCATGGCGCTTGAGGAGGAAGTCCTTGCGAAGAATCGGTTGCTCGCCGAACGCAATCGGGGATGGCTCGCGGGGCGCGGCGTGGTGGCACTGAACCTCATGAGCTCCCCGGGTGCAGGAAAGACCACGTTGCTGGAGCGCACCATCCGCGATCTCAAGGAAGAGCTGCAGATCCATGTAATCGAAGGCGACCAAGCGACGGTCAACGATGCGGCGCGTATCCGAGCCACGGGATGCAAGGTGATTCAGATCAACACCGGAACCGGCTGCCACCTGGACGCCGAAATGCTGGCGCGGGGTCTGCGCGAACTCGATCCGCCGTTCGGCTCGGTGGTGATGATCGAAAACGTGGGCAACCTGGTGTGCCCGGCGCTGTTTGATTTGGGCGAGCAGGCCAAAGTGGTCATTCTGTCGGTGACCGAGGGCGAGGACAAGCCGATCAAATACCCCCACATGTTCAAGGCGAGTGAGCTCATGGTCATCAACAAGATCGATCTCCTGCCTTATCTTCAATTCGATATCGAACGCTGCATCGCCTTTGCCCGGGAGGTCAATCCTGCGATCCGGGTGTTGCGCGTGTCGGCTCAGACAGGGGAGGGCATGGACGCCTGGTACGGCTGGCTGCGAAGTCAGCGTCACGAGAGGCCGCACGCGGGGGTTGCATAA
- the hypD gene encoding hydrogenase formation protein HypD: protein MKYVDEFRDPEKARTLAKEIRDLVGRIERARRRPLQIMEVCGGHTHSIFRYGIQQMLPDEVEFVHGPGCPVCVLPMGRVDDCVALAERPEVIFTTFGDAMRVPGSKKSLLQAKADGADVRMVYSPLDALKLARENPGREVVFFGLGFETTMPSTAMTVLQAKAEGLRNFSLFCNHITIIPTIKAILDSPDMHLDGFLGPGHVSMVIGTRPYQFIARHYGKPITIAGFEPLDVLQAVWMVLRQIAEGRCEVENQYGRVVPEEGNAQALAAIHEVFELREFFEWRGLGSIDHSGVRIRDAYAEFDAERKFSVPNVRIADPKSCQCGEVLKGVIKPHECKVFGTACTPETPLGALMVSSEGACAAYYSYGRIELGSKHGRLQHGGPQRRINP from the coding sequence ATGAAATATGTCGATGAGTTCCGCGACCCGGAAAAGGCGCGCACGCTGGCCAAAGAGATCCGGGACCTGGTCGGGCGGATCGAGCGGGCGCGCCGGCGTCCCCTGCAGATCATGGAAGTGTGCGGCGGCCACACCCATTCGATTTTCCGCTACGGCATCCAGCAGATGCTTCCGGACGAAGTGGAGTTCGTGCACGGCCCCGGCTGCCCGGTATGCGTGCTGCCGATGGGGAGGGTGGACGACTGCGTGGCGCTGGCGGAGCGCCCGGAGGTCATTTTCACCACCTTCGGCGATGCCATGCGAGTGCCCGGGTCGAAGAAGAGCCTGTTGCAGGCAAAAGCCGACGGCGCAGACGTGCGCATGGTGTATTCGCCTCTCGACGCGCTCAAGCTGGCGCGAGAAAATCCCGGGCGGGAGGTCGTCTTTTTCGGCCTCGGGTTTGAAACCACCATGCCCAGCACGGCCATGACGGTGCTGCAGGCCAAGGCCGAGGGGCTGCGCAACTTCTCGCTGTTCTGCAACCATATCACCATCATTCCCACCATCAAGGCGATTCTCGATTCACCGGACATGCACCTGGACGGGTTCCTGGGCCCGGGCCACGTGAGCATGGTGATCGGCACCCGCCCGTATCAGTTCATCGCCAGGCATTACGGGAAACCGATCACCATTGCCGGGTTCGAGCCGCTGGACGTGCTTCAAGCCGTCTGGATGGTGCTCAGGCAGATCGCCGAAGGCCGCTGCGAGGTGGAAAACCAGTATGGCCGGGTTGTGCCCGAGGAGGGCAACGCCCAGGCTCTGGCCGCCATCCATGAGGTGTTCGAGCTGCGGGAGTTTTTCGAATGGCGTGGCCTGGGCTCCATCGATCACTCCGGCGTGCGTATTCGAGACGCCTACGCTGAGTTCGACGCCGAGCGCAAGTTTTCCGTGCCCAACGTGAGAATCGCCGACCCCAAATCGTGCCAGTGCGGGGAGGTGCTCAAGGGTGTGATCAAGCCCCACGAATGCAAGGTGTTCGGGACGGCCTGTACCCCGGAAACCCCGCTCGGCGCTCTGATGGTCTCGTCCGAGGGCGCCTGCGCGGCCTATTACAGCTATGGGCGGATCGAGCTAGGTTCGAAACACGGCCGGCTGCAACATGGCGGGCCTCAGCGAAGGATCAACCCATGA
- a CDS encoding hydrogenase maturation nickel metallochaperone HypA, with the protein MHELGITRSIVAIVCEQARGAKVLRVTLEIGKLSAVMPDAVRFCFDVCAKGTPAEGAELEIIEVPGRAICRGCGGEMALAEPYGRCPCGSSSLELIAGEELKIKEMEVAECA; encoded by the coding sequence GTGCATGAGCTCGGCATCACCCGCAGCATCGTCGCGATCGTGTGCGAACAGGCCCGGGGCGCGAAGGTCCTGCGCGTGACCTTGGAAATCGGCAAGCTGTCGGCCGTGATGCCCGATGCAGTGCGGTTTTGTTTCGATGTGTGCGCAAAGGGCACGCCGGCCGAGGGCGCAGAACTGGAAATCATCGAGGTGCCGGGGCGGGCCATTTGCCGGGGCTGTGGCGGTGAGATGGCGCTTGCCGAACCCTACGGCCGTTGTCCGTGTGGCAGCTCGAGCCTCGAGCTGATTGCCGGAGAGGAGCTGAAAATCAAAGAGATGGAGGTGGCGGAATGTGCATGA
- a CDS encoding sigma-54 interaction domain-containing protein → MEAIVTARGPQVDPRRREGLVAERSTVRLVDEEARSHQAEGEVLNRLGDLDRLVRAPDSPLNAVCELAEAVAPYDISVLITGESGTGKELLARAIHDRSLRASRAFVVENCGAVPDPLLESELFGHRRGAFTGAYEDHVGLFQQADGGTLLLDEIGETSPAFQVKLLRVLQNGEIRPVGSSRTLRVNVRVIAATNRNLQEEVRRGRFREDLYYRLAMVTLHVPALRERPMDIPLIANHILARAMAALGKPVEGFTEEALALLKAYRWPGNVRQLENEIVRMLALARGPRLGAELLSPQVFHALEEEADEAAFTTLSRLDGTLKERMEVLEARMLKETLIRHRWNKTQAARELGLSRAGLRSKLARYGMEKNDRP, encoded by the coding sequence ATGGAGGCGATCGTTACAGCGCGCGGCCCGCAGGTCGATCCCCGGCGCAGGGAAGGGCTGGTGGCGGAACGGTCGACCGTGCGCCTGGTCGATGAGGAGGCGCGTTCCCACCAGGCTGAAGGCGAGGTTCTAAACCGCCTGGGCGACTTGGACCGCCTGGTGCGGGCCCCGGACAGTCCCTTGAACGCCGTGTGCGAGCTGGCGGAGGCGGTTGCCCCGTACGACATCTCCGTCCTGATCACCGGCGAATCCGGCACGGGCAAGGAGTTGCTGGCCCGCGCCATCCATGACCGTTCCCTCCGGGCGAGCCGTGCCTTCGTGGTGGAAAACTGCGGCGCGGTGCCGGATCCGCTCCTGGAAAGCGAGCTCTTCGGTCATCGGCGCGGGGCCTTCACCGGCGCCTACGAGGATCATGTGGGGTTGTTCCAGCAGGCCGACGGTGGCACCCTATTGCTCGACGAGATCGGTGAAACCTCACCCGCGTTTCAGGTGAAGCTGCTGCGCGTGCTGCAGAACGGAGAGATCCGGCCGGTGGGCTCCAGCCGTACGCTGCGCGTGAACGTGAGGGTGATCGCCGCCACCAACCGAAACCTCCAGGAGGAGGTGCGGCGGGGCCGTTTTCGAGAAGACCTTTACTACCGTCTAGCCATGGTCACCCTCCATGTGCCTGCGTTGCGGGAGCGCCCGATGGACATTCCGCTCATCGCGAACCATATCCTGGCGCGGGCCATGGCGGCGCTGGGCAAGCCCGTGGAAGGGTTTACCGAAGAGGCCCTGGCGTTGCTCAAAGCCTATCGCTGGCCGGGTAACGTACGCCAGCTTGAAAACGAGATTGTGCGCATGCTGGCCTTGGCCAGAGGCCCCCGCCTTGGCGCCGAGCTGCTTTCGCCCCAGGTGTTTCACGCCTTGGAGGAAGAGGCCGACGAAGCGGCCTTCACCACCCTGTCACGGCTGGACGGAACGCTCAAGGAGCGGATGGAAGTCCTGGAAGCCCGCATGCTGAAGGAAACCCTCATCCGCCACCGCTGGAACAAGACCCAGGCCGCCCGAGAGCTGGGACTCTCCAGGGCGGGCCTGCGCAGTAAGCTTGCCCGTTATGGAATGGAAAAAAATGATCGGCCCTAA
- the hypF gene encoding carbamoyltransferase HypF encodes MNDVADMQTTQEAAERIRVQGLVQGVGFRPTVWRLARRYGLRGSVANDGQGVSIHVCGPVAALDRFAAALLREAPPLARIDRIEREPTAVLPQHPDFRILGSHATSIRTGVVPDAAACPECVQEVFDPFARRYRYPFTNCTRCGPRLSIIEAIPYDRATTTMRAFAMCPQCSAEYADPADRRFHAQPIACHACGPRAWLERADGAPVAVDAFTMLDDVDAVCTLLQRGHIVAIKGLGGFQLACDACNEAAVARLRQLKRRSRKPFALMARDVETVRRYCVVTEGEEALLRSPAGPIVVLDATGPERVAESVAPGVKTLGFMLPNTPLHHLMLRRMDRPIVLTSGNRSDEPQCIDNAEARARLGGIAEYFLMHNRDVARRVDDSVVREMAGAPRVLRRGRGYAPAPLSLALGFSAAPAVLAMGGELKNTFCLLRDGRAIVSHHMGDLEDALTYADYRSSVEQYLKLFEHEPRIVAVDCHPEYLSRKWGQELSARWGASLLEVQHHHAHIAACLAENAFPLEGGPVIGVALDGLGFGTDGTLWGGEFLLADYRVCKRLGTFKPVAMPGGEQAVYEPWRNTYAHLMAEMGWARFAMNYAELDLYRFLEAKPRRLLDRMISRGINSPLASSCGRLFDAVAAAAGVCRERVTYEGEAAVALEALVDERTLKEEDELLAYPFAIPRLKSVHLPYVEPLAMWQALLGDLLLGTPVPVIAARFHKGLAVVITRMVDTLSREAGGDKPVRTVALSGGVFQNRVLLEQVTARLKAIGFEVLTHRHVPSNDGGLALGQAAVAAARSLTNSQ; translated from the coding sequence ATGAACGATGTCGCCGATATGCAGACCACCCAGGAGGCGGCCGAGCGCATCCGGGTGCAGGGCCTGGTTCAAGGCGTGGGGTTCCGGCCCACCGTGTGGCGGCTCGCCCGCCGCTACGGCCTGCGCGGCTCGGTGGCGAACGACGGGCAGGGCGTGAGCATCCATGTGTGCGGTCCCGTCGCGGCCCTCGATCGGTTCGCTGCAGCCTTGCTTCGCGAAGCTCCGCCGCTTGCCCGCATCGATCGCATCGAGCGCGAGCCGACCGCAGTTCTTCCCCAGCACCCGGATTTTCGCATTCTTGGCAGCCATGCGACCAGCATTCGCACCGGCGTCGTGCCCGACGCGGCAGCCTGTCCCGAATGCGTCCAGGAGGTATTCGATCCCTTCGCGCGGCGCTACCGTTATCCTTTCACCAATTGCACCCGCTGCGGCCCGCGTTTGTCCATCATCGAGGCCATCCCTTACGACCGCGCCACGACCACGATGCGGGCGTTCGCCATGTGCCCGCAGTGCAGCGCTGAGTACGCCGACCCCGCGGATCGCCGCTTCCACGCGCAGCCGATCGCCTGCCATGCCTGCGGGCCCCGTGCCTGGTTGGAGCGCGCCGATGGGGCGCCGGTGGCGGTCGACGCTTTTACCATGCTGGACGACGTGGACGCTGTCTGCACGCTGCTCCAACGCGGGCATATCGTCGCGATCAAAGGGCTGGGAGGGTTCCAGCTCGCGTGCGACGCCTGCAATGAAGCGGCCGTCGCCCGCCTGCGCCAGCTCAAACGGCGCAGCCGCAAGCCTTTCGCCCTCATGGCGCGGGATGTGGAGACGGTGCGCCGTTACTGTGTGGTGACCGAGGGCGAAGAAGCGCTGCTGCGCAGCCCGGCCGGCCCGATCGTCGTTCTGGATGCGACCGGACCGGAGCGGGTGGCGGAAAGCGTGGCGCCCGGCGTGAAGACCCTGGGCTTTATGTTGCCCAACACGCCGCTGCACCACTTGATGCTGCGGCGGATGGACCGGCCCATCGTGCTGACCAGCGGCAACCGCTCGGACGAGCCCCAGTGCATCGACAATGCCGAGGCCCGCGCCCGCCTGGGCGGCATCGCCGAGTATTTCCTGATGCATAACCGGGACGTCGCCCGGCGCGTGGACGATTCCGTGGTGCGCGAGATGGCCGGTGCACCGCGCGTCCTGCGGCGGGGACGGGGTTACGCGCCGGCCCCTCTGTCCCTCGCACTTGGTTTTTCCGCCGCTCCGGCGGTGCTCGCCATGGGCGGCGAGCTGAAAAACACGTTTTGCCTGTTGCGTGACGGGCGGGCCATCGTGTCGCACCACATGGGCGATCTGGAAGATGCGCTGACCTACGCGGATTACCGCAGCAGCGTCGAACAGTATTTGAAGCTGTTCGAGCACGAACCGCGGATCGTCGCGGTGGATTGCCATCCCGAGTATCTGTCGCGCAAGTGGGGGCAAGAGCTCTCGGCGCGCTGGGGCGCGAGCCTGCTGGAAGTGCAGCATCATCACGCCCATATCGCCGCCTGTCTGGCGGAAAACGCCTTCCCGCTGGAGGGGGGACCGGTGATCGGTGTGGCGCTGGACGGGCTGGGCTTCGGCACGGACGGCACCCTATGGGGCGGGGAGTTCCTGCTCGCTGATTACCGCGTGTGCAAGCGGCTGGGCACCTTCAAGCCGGTGGCGATGCCGGGTGGGGAGCAGGCGGTGTACGAGCCGTGGCGCAACACCTACGCGCACCTGATGGCCGAGATGGGCTGGGCCCGGTTCGCGATGAACTACGCTGAGCTCGACCTTTACCGCTTCTTGGAAGCCAAGCCTCGCCGCCTGCTGGATCGGATGATCAGCCGCGGAATCAACAGCCCGCTCGCCAGCTCGTGCGGGCGGCTGTTCGACGCCGTCGCGGCGGCGGCAGGCGTGTGTCGGGAGCGGGTCACGTACGAAGGGGAGGCGGCGGTGGCGCTCGAAGCCCTGGTGGACGAGCGCACGCTGAAGGAGGAGGACGAACTCCTCGCCTATCCGTTCGCGATTCCGAGGCTTAAGTCCGTTCATCTCCCTTATGTGGAGCCGCTGGCCATGTGGCAGGCGTTGCTCGGGGATCTGCTTTTGGGCACGCCGGTCCCGGTCATTGCGGCTCGCTTCCACAAGGGGCTGGCCGTGGTCATCACGCGCATGGTCGACACGCTCAGCCGGGAGGCCGGCGGCGACAAGCCTGTCAGGACGGTTGCCTTGTCGGGCGGCGTCTTCCAGAACCGCGTCCTGCTGGAGCAGGTGACGGCGCGGCTCAAGGCCATCGGCTTTGAGGTACTGACCCACCGGCATGTGCCTTCGAACGATGGCGGGCTGGCGCTGGGACAGGCTGCTGTCGCCGCGGCAAGATCGCTGACCAATAGCCAATAG